The sequence below is a genomic window from Rhodococcus sp. 4CII.
GATCCGCGGCACACCAGAACACGCTGTCGTCGGCGACGCCCAGTGCGAACTCGAGGTAGCTGTGCCAGCCCGCGATGTAGCCGACCGGATGGATCACGCCCTTCGGTGTTCCGGTGGTCCCCGAGGTGAACATGTGCACCAACGGGCCGCTGCCCCCGACCGCGATGGGCGGGAGCGTATTGGTGCACACCGATTCCAGAGCCGCGGTCAGGGTGTCCTCGTCGGGGCCGCCGACCACCAGGACATCCCATGCGGCAGTGGCGACCTTGGGCCGGTGCACGGCATCGACCACGACCAGTCTGGTCTCCGAGTTCGACAACCGGGAGGTCACCGCATCCTCGGCGAACGCGGTGAACAGAGGAACGTACACCGCCCCGACCCGCCAGATGCCGAGCAGGACAGTGACCAGGTCAGCGCTCTTGCCCATCAGCGTCGCGACTCGGTCGCCCGGCCCGATCCCGCGATCGGTGAGCACCTGGGCGAATCGCCGCGACGAGTCGGCGAGGTCGCCGTAGGTGTACCGGGTGGTGGACAGGTCTTCGTCGACGACGGTCAGGGCCACGGACAGCGGCGGATGCTGATCGCACAGCAGCCACGCCACATTCGCATCCTCACCGGAATACGAGGACAGGATCTCGCGCAATCGCGCGTCGAGTTCAGCGGACACAAAAACTCCTTGCGGGTACGTTATCTAACTAGAAAGTACCCAATAATGTACCCATCGTGTCGAGAGAAGGGAAGACCCATGGATTCGAGGGGGACCGTTTGTGAAACACTCGACCGCATGGCACGTGCAGGATCGGCGCCGAACCGCGCGACGATGAATACTCCGCGCCGTCGACGCGTCGACGCCGCCCGCCGGGACGAGTTGCTGGCACGGATCGAGGAGATCTTCCTGACGGAGGGGTTCACGTCGGTCACCGTCGACGACCTCACCCAGCGCCTACGGTGCTCGAAGGCCACCCTCTACAGTGTGGCGTCGACGAAGGAACAACTCGTCATCGCCGCCACCAAACACTTCTTCGGCGCCGCCGCGGACCAGATCGAAGCGGCCGTCGCCGCCGAATCCGACCCCCGTCAGCGGATCACGACGTATCTCGGCGGTGTCGCATCGGCGATGCGCCGCAACTCCCGCGCGTTCTACGACGACATGGTCTCGTACCAGCCAACCGCAGAGATCTACGGCCGCAATACCGCGCAGGCCGCGCAGCGGGTGCACGAGTTGATCGACGAGGGTGTCGACGGCGGTCACTTCCGGGCCACCGACGCCGCGTTCGCCGCCCAGCTGGTGGCGCTGGCGATCGACGCCGTCCAGTCCGGTGTGCTGCTCGAGCGCACCGGACTGTCCGCGGCCGATGCCTTCGGAGAACTCGGTGATCTTTTGCTGCACGGACTCCTGCGCACTGACGGTCGCCAGGCGTAGCCGATCAGCCACAGGCGCGGGCACCGGCCGAGTTCGGCCAGTGCCCGCGCCCAGTTCGTTCGTCCTGCCGCGACCGTCAGAGAGCGCAGACCTTGGTTTCGGCCAGGGCCCGGGTGTGCGGAAGGCTCAGCAGGGCCAGGACGGCGAGCATGAGCCCGATCGCGAAGCTGCCATATGCGGAGGCGAGCGGGGCGGCGATCAGCGGCGGGACCGCGCCGCCGAGGACACCGGCCAGGTTGTATCCGACACCGGCGCCGGTGTAGCGGTACCGAACATGGAACATCTCCGGCAGTAGTGCACCGCACGGCCCGATACCGACCAGGACGATGGAGAACAGGAAGGGGATCCGCCCAAGTCCAGGAACGCCTCATTCGTATCACCGAGCACTGCGCCGGTGATGAGGAAAGTGCTGCTCGACAATACGAACGCGATGGCCGGGCCGAGTTGCGGGAACATCGCGTACAGGCCACGCTTTCCGGGCGGGGCGTACTCGGCGGTCAGCAGGTTCGCGCCGGCCCATTCACCACAGACCGCGAACCCCTGACCGAACCGCAACAGCACCAGAATCAGTGGCGTCGCGATGGCTTCTTAGTCACCCCCGCCCGCGGTGTCACCGTGGGCAGGCTGCGGCGAACCCGGCGATGCCGCCGCCGACGCGGTGTCGGACTGGTCTTGTCCCGGGACTTTCGGACCGGCGCGTGCTCGGCGACCCGGATCGCGGGCAGCTGACCCCGCCGCCGGGTCACCTTGCCTTTGCCGAGCAGCGCGCGTTTGGCCAGGTTCACCCCGGCAATCCGGTCGCGGTTGCCGCCGACCCGACAACCTGAACACCACGCGGTGTGATAGCCGCCGGGGCGTGCGAGTGGTGCGTCGCAGCCCGGACACAATGCCGAGGAGCCGCGGGCGGGCACCGCGACCACCGCGATACCGACACTCGCGGCGGTATGCGCGAGCGCGGTGACCGCTTTATGGCGGGCGGACTGCGCGGCCCGGTTGTTGTTGACCTTTCCGTGCCCGCGGGTCTCGAGGGTGGTCAGATCTTCCACCGCGATCACCTGCGCGCCCGCCGCCTCGGCGTAGTCGGTGACCTGGCGGGCGAAGTGGAATCCCAGTTCCCGGTTGATCTTCCCCCTCTTGACGCCCACCGCAGTCCGGTGGTCATCAAGGACGGCGATCTTCTCCTCCAGCCGCGTGCGGACCTCGGGTGGGGCGGTCGCGGCCAGTCGCGTCAACCGGGCCGCCTTGCGGTGCAGCAGCTGTCCCTCGGCCTGCAGGCGGGCCAGTTTGGTCCCGAGGCCGCGGTCGTCATAGGTGACGCCCCGGTAATCCGAGGACAACCCGTCCGAGTCCTCGGTGGTGATGGCGGCGGCACCGAGCGTGGACGGGGACCAATCCACCCCCACCGCGACCGTGCCGCCCATCAGATCGGCGGCGGGGACAAGTTCGGTCGCGGCGCACCGCAACAACAGCCCCTTCCGGTCGAGGACCAGGGTCGGCAGATGCCAGCCGGTGATCGCCCGACCGTGCAGGTGCCCGGGGATCGTGGCGGTCAGCCGGACGGGCCGCCACTGCGCCCGCCCCGCCGGGGCCGGGCAGCTCGGCAGCTTCACCGTCAACACCAGTCCGTCACCGGTGACGGTGATCTGCGCGAGCTGCCGATCGGCGGCCGAGAGCCGGGCCATCGCCGCGACCTCAGGCGGTCCCTGGACGTCGGTGATCCGCATCCGGCCGGCCAGTGCCCCGCCCTCGCGGCGGGCGCGGGCGAGGAGCTGGCGCCGCACGCCCCGGGCGAAACCCAATGGCACCCAGTCGCCCGGTTCGGTCGGCGGCGCCAGAGTGCCGGTGGCCGGGTCGAACCGGGCCGACAGTGCCGCGATCGCGGTGTCCCGGTAGGCCAGCGTCCGCAGGGACGTCATCACCTGCGCCGTCACCACCCGGGTCACGCGTGAGGGGACGTACACCCCGTCCGGGTAGTGCGGGTTCCAGCCGAGGCGGGCCGCGGCGACGTGACCCTGTGCGGGCAGCCTGCGGTCCTGGTGGTCCCGTCCGGCCGCGAGGATCTCGAACGTGACCGGCTGCCACAGCCGTGCCGTCAACTCGGTGCCGGCCGTGGCGATCAGGTCGAGCAGCCACCCCACCCGGGTGTCGACGTCGTCGAGTCCGATCGGTTCGCCGGTCGCGTCGTCGACCGCCACGTGGGCGCGGGTGGTGAACGCGAACTGCCGCGGCGCAGTCGATCCCGGCCCGGTCATGCCGGCCGACCCGGCGCCGGGCACAACCCGAACAAGCCCAGGCCGATCGGTCTTCCGAGAAGAGCCGCCGCCACCCGGCAAGCTCATCGATCACCCCCTTCCCGACGGTCTGCTACCCCACCTCTCGCAGGGCCTCGACTGTAACGCCGACCTCCGACAAGAACCGCTCGATCCGCGCCACCGGCGAATCGGGGCAATCGATCCCGCCACCCCCCACCACCGGGTGTCGGCCCGAGCCGCAGGGTCGAGCGCCCGCCGACGCCCCGACCGCTGCTCCCCTCGAGACACGAACC
It includes:
- a CDS encoding TetR/AcrR family transcriptional regulator, producing the protein MARAGSAPNRATMNTPRRRRVDAARRDELLARIEEIFLTEGFTSVTVDDLTQRLRCSKATLYSVASTKEQLVIAATKHFFGAAADQIEAAVAAESDPRQRITTYLGGVASAMRRNSRAFYDDMVSYQPTAEIYGRNTAQAAQRVHELIDEGVDGGHFRATDAAFAAQLVALAIDAVQSGVLLERTGLSAADAFGELGDLLLHGLLRTDGRQA
- a CDS encoding zinc ribbon domain-containing protein codes for the protein MTGPGSTAPRQFAFTTRAHVAVDDATGEPIGLDDVDTRVGWLLDLIATAGTELTARLWQPVTFEILAAGRDHQDRRLPAQGHVAAARLGWNPHYPDGVYVPSRVTRVVTAQVMTSLRTLAYRDTAIAALSARFDPATGTLAPPTEPGDWVPLGFARGVRRQLLARARREGGALAGRMRITDVQGPPEVAAMARLSAADRQLAQITVTGDGLVLTVKLPSCPAPAGRAQWRPVRLTATIPGHLHGRAITGWHLPTLVLDRKGLLLRCAATELVPAADLMGGTVAVGVDWSPSTLGAAAITTEDSDGLSSDYRGVTYDDRGLGTKLARLQAEGQLLHRKAARLTRLAATAPPEVRTRLEEKIAVLDDHRTAVGVKRGKINRELGFHFARQVTDYAEAAGAQVIAVEDLTTLETRGHGKVNNNRAAQSARHKAVTALAHTAASVGIAVVAVPARGSSALCPGCDAPLARPGGYHTAWCSGCRVGGNRDRIAGVNLAKRALLGKGKVTRRRGQLPAIRVAEHAPVRKSRDKTSPTPRRRRHRRVRRSLPTVTPRAGVTKKPSRRH